The following DNA comes from Brachyspira sp. SAP_772.
AAGATATTTGAACCGCTTCTTCATGTATCTGATTCTTTACCTTCTATAATAATATTATTGTTGGTTATACATATATTATGGTTTGCAGGTTTACACGGTACTAATATAGTTGATGCTATAGTAAAAGCAATTACTTTATCAAACTTAGCAATAAACCAAGCGGCATTACAAGCAGGAGAGCCTGTAACAAAAATATTTGCCGGCGGTTTCTTTGATTCTTATGTATTTATGGGCGGTGTTGGTACTACTTTAGGTTTGGCAATAGCGATGGTGAGAAGTAAAAATGAACATATAAAATCTATTGGTAAATTGTCAATAGTGCCTGCAGTTTTTAATATTAATGAGCCTATAATGTTTGGTGCTCCAGTGGTAATGAATCCAGTATTAATGATTCCGTTTATAGCTCTTCCTATAATCAATGCTACTATAGCTTGGATATTTACCAAATTAAATATTATAGGTCATATTGTATCATTGGTGCCTTGGACTACTCCTGGTCCATTAGCTGCTTTGCTTGCTACTAACTTAAATGTTGGTTCTATGATAYTAAGTTTAGTTTTAATATTTACTTCATAYTTAGCTTATATACCTTTTCTTAA
Coding sequences within:
- a CDS encoding PTS transporter subunit EIIC is translated as KIFEPLLHVSDSLPSIIILLLVIHILWFAGLHGTNIVDAIVKAITLSNLAINQAALQAGEPVTKIFAGGFFDSYVFMGGVGTTLGLAIAMVRSKNEHIKSIGKLSIVPAVFNINEPIMFGAPVVMNPVLMIPFIALPIINATIAWIFTKLNIIGHIVSLVPWTTPGPLAALLATNLNVGSMILSLVLIFTSYLAYIPFLKAYEISLEKEESANK